From the Clupea harengus chromosome 15, Ch_v2.0.2, whole genome shotgun sequence genome, one window contains:
- the LOC105907285 gene encoding rho-related GTP-binding protein RhoB-like, translating into MADIRKKLVVVGDGACGKTCLLIVFSKDEFPEVYVPTVFENYVADIEVDSKQVQLALWDTAGQEDYDRLRPLSYPDTDVILMCFSVDSPDSLENIPEKWVPEVKHFCPNVPIILVANKKDLRNDENVRNELSRMKQEPVKTEDGRAMAVRIGAYDYLECSAKTKDGVREVFETATRAALQKRPSPAGSCTNCCLLL; encoded by the coding sequence ATGGCAGATATTCGCAAGAAATTGGTCGTGGTAGGAGACGGTGCTTGTGGGAAAACATGCCTCTTAATCGTGTTCAGCAAGGACGAGTTCCCAGAGGTCTACGTCCCAACTGTATTTGAGAATTATGTCGCTGATATCGAGGTAGACTCCAAACAAGTGCAGCTGGCTCTGTGGGATACTGCTGGACAAGAGGACTACGACAGGCTCCGGCCGTTGTCCTATCCGGACACTGATGTCATACTGATGTGTTTTTCGGTGGATAGTCCAGACTCCCTTGAAAACATTCCTGAAAAGTGGGTGCCAGAGGTCAAACACTTTTGCCCAAACGTCCCCATAATTCTAGTGGCTAATAAAAAGGACTTACGGAACGACGAGAACGTAAGAAACGAGCTGTCAAGGATGAAACAAGAGCCCGTGAAAACGGAGGACGGAAGAGCCATGGCCGTGCGCATCGGGGCGTACGACTATTTGGAGTGTTCAGCCAAAACCAAAGACGGTGTACGCGAGGTGTTCGAGACCGCTACACGCGCCGCTCTACAGAAGCGACCAAGCCCAGCTGGTAGTTGCACAAATTGTTGTCTGCTATTGTGA